From the genome of Scytonema hofmannii PCC 7110, one region includes:
- a CDS encoding SDR family oxidoreductase has protein sequence MTEDLVLVAGATGGVGQLAVSKLLEKGLKVRVLTRNSTKAEKMFEGKVEIAIGDIRDPSTLPTAVQDVAYIICCTGTTAFPSERWDFEPNPNLIEWIQLLLNSSDRERRAKNSPSKVDAQGVSNLVAAAPHNLKRFVFVSSCGVLHKSQFPYSVLNGFGILDAKLKGEEAIINSGLPYTIIRPGRLIDGPYTSYDLNTLLKATTAGKYGVVLGTGDTLTGQTSRIDVAAVCVECIHNPRSERKAFEIINQGQRPSAIDWETLFAQL, from the coding sequence GTGACAGAAGATTTAGTATTGGTTGCTGGCGCTACTGGTGGGGTAGGTCAGTTAGCGGTGAGCAAACTGTTAGAGAAAGGCTTGAAAGTTCGCGTTTTGACACGCAATTCTACAAAAGCAGAGAAAATGTTTGAGGGCAAAGTAGAAATTGCTATTGGTGACATACGCGATCCCAGTACACTCCCCACAGCAGTACAGGATGTTGCCTACATCATCTGCTGTACTGGGACGACCGCCTTTCCTTCCGAAAGATGGGATTTCGAGCCGAATCCTAACTTAATTGAGTGGATTCAGCTATTGCTTAATAGTAGCGATCGCGAAAGGAGGGCAAAAAATAGCCCTTCAAAAGTAGATGCACAAGGGGTCAGCAATTTGGTAGCAGCCGCACCCCACAATCTGAAACGTTTTGTCTTTGTGTCTTCCTGTGGAGTTCTCCACAAATCTCAATTTCCTTACAGCGTCCTCAATGGTTTTGGTATATTGGATGCCAAACTGAAGGGCGAGGAAGCTATTATCAATTCTGGATTGCCTTACACCATCATCCGCCCTGGGCGTTTGATTGATGGTCCCTATACTTCTTATGACCTGAACACCTTGTTGAAAGCGACAACAGCAGGCAAATATGGTGTGGTTTTGGGTACGGGAGACACGTTGACAGGGCAAACCAGCCGCATTGATGTAGCCGCAGTCTGTGTGGAGTGCATTCACAATCCTCGTTCTGAAAGGAAAGCGTTTGAAATCATCAACCAAGGACAAAGACCTTCTGCGATTGACTGGGAAACGCTTTTTGCTCAACTTTAG
- a CDS encoding DUF4386 domain-containing protein has translation MNRLQLVRTTGILLIFLVVLLNVPYSLLIQTFEYDDILRKPVDYVLTQFHAGGARLILTWFVFGLAALLFIPTSILLHKVLDREDTLYLTTATFMGAISGILQAVGLMRWVFVVPILANLYTDTTASTATREAVSVVYQAVHQYGGVVIGEHLGQFLLIGWTLGVGMAMRPSPLFKSWVAWWGLLTTPLLLLGQSELLATVIPAMPVVEATPVGFILWEIWLLIVGISLLRVPQKRLIIQTRTDLKL, from the coding sequence ATGAACCGCTTACAACTCGTTCGCACCACAGGTATTCTATTAATTTTTCTGGTCGTGCTTTTGAACGTCCCTTACAGCCTGCTGATTCAAACCTTTGAATATGACGATATTCTCCGTAAGCCAGTGGATTATGTCCTGACTCAATTTCATGCAGGTGGAGCAAGGTTGATTCTCACCTGGTTTGTCTTTGGCTTAGCAGCACTGCTATTTATCCCTACCAGTATTCTGCTGCACAAAGTTCTTGACCGCGAAGACACGCTCTATCTTACCACTGCAACATTTATGGGTGCTATTTCCGGTATCCTTCAGGCGGTGGGGCTAATGCGTTGGGTGTTTGTCGTTCCCATCCTGGCAAATCTTTATACAGATACAACTGCCAGCACAGCTACACGTGAGGCGGTGAGCGTAGTCTACCAGGCAGTGCATCAGTATGGGGGTGTCGTGATTGGTGAGCATCTCGGACAGTTCTTACTGATCGGCTGGACTTTGGGAGTTGGGATGGCAATGCGACCATCGCCGCTATTCAAGTCCTGGGTCGCTTGGTGGGGGTTGCTCACCACACCACTGTTGCTGCTAGGGCAAAGCGAACTATTAGCAACAGTAATTCCCGCAATGCCTGTAGTAGAAGCTACACCCGTAGGATTCATCTTGTGGGAAATCTGGTTGCTCATAGTTGGCATATCGCTGCTGAGAGTGCCTCAAAAACGACTGATTATTCAAACTAGAACAGATTTAAAACTCTAA